The Streptomyces vietnamensis genome contains a region encoding:
- a CDS encoding WhiB family transcriptional regulator: MKYIVVTSAYAPTSTAVPERPRPACAGQDPDIFFPEGDLGPTLPQLTKAKQICARCPLIHSCLQGALERGEEHGVWGGLSTAERHELTARRAPGPLSVAA; encoded by the coding sequence ATGAAGTACATCGTAGTCACCAGCGCCTACGCGCCCACCTCCACCGCGGTGCCCGAGCGGCCTCGCCCCGCCTGCGCCGGGCAGGACCCCGACATCTTCTTCCCGGAGGGCGACCTCGGTCCCACGCTCCCGCAGCTCACCAAGGCCAAGCAGATCTGCGCGCGATGCCCCCTGATCCACTCCTGCCTCCAAGGCGCCCTGGAGCGCGGCGAGGAGCACGGCGTATGGGGCGGCCTGTCCACCGCCGAGCGTCACGAACTGACGGCCCGAAGGGCTCCCGGCCCGCTCTCCGTGGCCGCATGA
- a CDS encoding pentapeptide repeat-containing protein: MSDSAPGKSNARWWLGVTASTLAAVGFVWLFWQGPWILDRARLGAGTTTGVASVVTGFRTAVVAVGAGIVAGIGLVLSHRSLQHTRTNDNRQAEFTRGTLDLAHEGQVTDRFAKAIGQLASQVDVERLGGVYSLERIMRDSEKDHPTVVEVLAAFVRHHAPLPEQSGGQAGATPDRRLSEPVQAALTVLGRRPRRHEPFNIDLHRTDLRGADFNEANLANTQLWEADLRSANLFSADLRGANLFRTDLSEASLREAEITGANTQQAFLRGTLLEGIEGLTAEQVVAAYPSSTTRLPGALRDNQEVQERIVDLEMP, from the coding sequence ATGTCGGATTCAGCCCCAGGTAAATCCAATGCCCGGTGGTGGCTTGGTGTAACGGCAAGCACCTTGGCTGCAGTCGGATTCGTGTGGCTGTTTTGGCAGGGCCCGTGGATCCTCGATCGTGCCCGGTTGGGCGCGGGCACCACAACCGGGGTCGCTTCCGTTGTGACCGGCTTCCGCACGGCAGTCGTGGCGGTCGGAGCGGGCATCGTGGCCGGCATCGGCCTCGTACTCAGCCACCGATCCCTGCAACACACCCGCACCAACGACAACCGACAGGCCGAGTTCACCCGCGGGACCCTGGATCTTGCCCACGAGGGACAGGTCACCGACCGTTTCGCCAAAGCGATCGGTCAGTTGGCCTCACAGGTCGATGTCGAGAGGCTTGGCGGCGTCTACTCCTTGGAGCGGATCATGAGGGATTCGGAGAAGGACCACCCCACCGTCGTAGAGGTTCTGGCCGCCTTCGTCCGCCACCACGCCCCGCTGCCCGAGCAATCCGGAGGCCAGGCAGGTGCCACCCCGGACCGACGCCTCAGCGAGCCGGTCCAAGCGGCCCTGACCGTCCTGGGTCGCAGACCACGGCGCCATGAGCCCTTCAACATCGACCTTCACCGGACCGACCTTCGTGGCGCGGACTTCAACGAAGCCAATCTTGCAAACACGCAGCTCTGGGAGGCCGACCTCAGAAGCGCCAACCTATTCAGCGCCGACCTTCGCGGAGCGAACCTCTTCCGGACGGACTTGTCGGAAGCCAGTCTGCGGGAGGCTGAGATCACCGGAGCGAATACGCAGCAGGCTTTCTTGAGGGGCACGCTTCTGGAAGGGATCGAAGGGCTGACGGCGGAGCAGGTCGTGGCCGCATACCCGTCGAGTACGACGCGGTTGCCTGGTGCCCTAAGGGACAACCAGGAAGTCCAGGAGCGAATCGTCGATCTGGAGATGCCGTAA
- a CDS encoding DUF2637 domain-containing protein: MANTTSRRRRKPAPAAKPRGAGRAKAPVAPAAIPAQAAALEETVPLVFEEADPVLADAADRAADLRDQAAADAARIVAAGEARAAELLDGARSEAATLTEEATAEQHRLLTDATTAADQARTDGEAKAEQLLADARAAAEALTTEATGKADALLAEAAEAAARVREDTAISADADAKKIRTDAETAAQQLLADARGEADTFTTTAAEKAEEVLADANRRAQDVLADAAADAEQARTEAGREAERLLAEAKEKSAELLAGAKRTAVDTRTAAAKDAEQVLDRARTDAERTRRSADEQAAQVRAGAEKLAAGLRADADRALGDARKAAEELRAATDTDVARLRDQAETDARTAREAAAKATTDQAAAAQALAEAERILEAATQRTVRRARRREIRAESRAKRRKVRDEARPAGGVPPLSGQELLLVVGIVLAAAAVSTLGLLSSYTALEAKAAGWGWEWPWLLPVGIDVAIPAFTGANLILIRMGMELRWIRWVPRVLTAVTVYLNWNASDSASGRIGHAALTLLWVVFSEIASHVYATRIGAVTGKVRMETVRRSRWLLAPIPTARLRRRMILWEIHSYDEALTRLQQETWLRARLREEYGWLWRRKAPLEQRMALKLGSAPAALADTLTPEDAHTVERGEASADAHPDASDAHPDASDAHPDASGAHPEVSALIPGKREGERERPALTAGAHRGERPAEADDARRAEGSRTHSERDALTERRHKRIRLLYTELGRRPEWTEIRDALTEAGLSDEPVSRPTAQRLRAQVEEGTPGVPASASVSAGASVPAGV, from the coding sequence GTGGCCAACACCACCAGCCGGCGCAGGCGGAAGCCCGCCCCGGCCGCGAAGCCCCGAGGCGCCGGCCGCGCCAAGGCGCCGGTGGCTCCGGCCGCCATCCCCGCTCAGGCCGCCGCCCTCGAGGAGACCGTGCCGCTGGTGTTCGAGGAGGCCGACCCGGTCCTGGCCGACGCCGCCGACCGGGCCGCCGACCTCCGCGACCAGGCCGCCGCCGACGCCGCCCGGATCGTCGCCGCGGGCGAGGCCCGCGCCGCCGAACTGCTGGACGGCGCCCGCTCGGAGGCGGCCACCCTCACCGAGGAGGCCACCGCCGAGCAGCACCGTCTCCTGACCGACGCCACCACGGCGGCCGACCAGGCCCGCACGGACGGCGAGGCCAAGGCGGAGCAGCTGCTCGCCGATGCCCGGGCCGCGGCCGAGGCCCTGACCACCGAGGCCACCGGCAAGGCCGACGCGCTCCTGGCCGAGGCCGCCGAGGCCGCCGCCCGGGTCCGTGAGGACACCGCGATCTCTGCGGACGCCGACGCGAAGAAGATCCGCACCGACGCCGAGACGGCGGCGCAGCAGCTGCTCGCCGACGCCCGCGGCGAGGCCGACACCTTCACCACGACGGCGGCCGAGAAGGCGGAGGAGGTCCTGGCCGACGCGAACCGCCGGGCGCAGGACGTCCTGGCCGACGCGGCCGCCGATGCCGAGCAGGCCCGTACGGAGGCCGGCCGGGAAGCGGAGCGGCTCCTTGCCGAGGCGAAGGAGAAGAGCGCCGAACTCCTCGCCGGGGCCAAGCGCACCGCGGTCGACACCCGCACGGCCGCGGCCAAGGACGCCGAGCAGGTCTTGGACCGGGCCCGCACCGACGCGGAGCGGACTCGCCGCAGCGCGGACGAGCAGGCCGCGCAGGTGCGGGCCGGGGCGGAGAAACTGGCCGCCGGCCTTCGCGCCGACGCCGACCGCGCCCTGGGCGACGCCCGCAAGGCCGCCGAGGAGCTGCGGGCCGCCACCGACACGGACGTTGCCCGGCTGCGGGACCAGGCGGAGACAGACGCGAGGACGGCCCGGGAGGCGGCGGCCAAGGCCACCACCGACCAGGCCGCCGCCGCGCAGGCCCTGGCCGAGGCCGAACGGATCCTCGAGGCCGCGACGCAGCGCACCGTGCGCCGGGCGCGGCGCCGGGAGATCCGGGCCGAGTCCCGCGCCAAGCGGCGCAAGGTCCGCGACGAGGCCCGGCCCGCCGGCGGTGTTCCGCCGCTGTCCGGGCAGGAGCTGCTCCTGGTTGTCGGGATCGTCCTGGCGGCCGCGGCCGTGTCCACCCTCGGCCTGCTCTCCTCCTACACCGCCCTGGAGGCCAAGGCCGCCGGGTGGGGCTGGGAGTGGCCGTGGCTGCTGCCGGTCGGCATCGACGTCGCGATCCCCGCGTTCACCGGCGCCAACCTGATCCTGATCCGGATGGGGATGGAGCTGCGCTGGATCCGCTGGGTTCCCCGGGTGCTGACGGCGGTGACCGTGTACCTGAACTGGAACGCCTCGGACTCCGCCTCGGGCCGCATCGGGCACGCCGCCCTCACGCTGCTGTGGGTGGTGTTCTCGGAGATCGCCTCCCACGTGTACGCCACGAGGATCGGCGCGGTCACCGGCAAGGTGCGGATGGAGACGGTGCGCCGCAGCCGCTGGCTACTCGCTCCGATCCCCACTGCCCGGCTTCGCCGCCGGATGATCCTGTGGGAGATCCACTCCTACGACGAGGCGCTCACCCGCCTCCAGCAGGAGACCTGGCTGCGAGCGCGGCTGCGCGAGGAGTACGGCTGGCTGTGGCGGCGGAAGGCGCCGCTGGAGCAGAGGATGGCGCTCAAGCTCGGCTCGGCGCCCGCCGCGCTCGCCGACACGCTCACCCCCGAGGACGCTCACACCGTCGAACGGGGCGAGGCGAGCGCCGACGCTCACCCGGATGCGAGCGACGCTCACCCGGATGCGAGCGACGCTCACCCGGATGCGAGCGGCGCTCACCCCGAGGTGAGCGCGCTCATCCCCGGCAAGAGGGAGGGCGAGCGCGAGCGCCCGGCGCTCACCGCAGGCGCTCACAGAGGTGAGCGCCCCGCAGAGGCCGACGACGCTCGCCGAGCGGAGGGCAGTCGAACCCACAGCGAGCGCGACGCGCTCACCGAGCGCCGCCACAAACGGATCCGGCTCCTCTACACCGAGCTCGGACGCCGTCCGGAGTGGACGGAGATCCGCGACGCGCTCACCGAGGCCGGTCTGTCCGACGAGCCGGTCTCCCGTCCGACGGCCCAGCGCCTGCGCGCTCAGGTCGAGGAGGGCACCCCGGGCGTCCCGGCGAGCGCGAGCGTGAGCGCCGGGGCGAGCGTCCCGGCGGGCGTCTGA
- a CDS encoding IS110 family transposase: protein MIYCGIDWAERTHDVALVDDTGQLLAKRHITDDAVGYKILLELLAEYGDSEENPIPVAIETSRGLLVAVLRTGKRKVFAINPMAAARYRDRHSVSRKKSDPGDALVLANILRTDMHAHRPLPDDSDLGRAITVLARAQQDSLWNRQQLANQLRSLLREYYPAALAAFTTWTNGLCRPEARELLKTAPTPARAARLTRTQIQAALKRAGRQRGIEAEADRLREVFRAEWAHQPPLIEDALGKQMLALLIQLDAACTAADQLAEAVEETFPQHPDAEILLSFPGLGIQLAARLLAEIGDDRTRFADARGLKAYAGSSPITRASGKKSAITRRWVKNDRLNHAGYLWAFASLRASTGANAHYRRRREQGDWHAAAQRNLFNRMIGQLYHCLKQGTAYDEALAFGTPPAEAVVAAA from the coding sequence TTGATCTACTGCGGAATCGACTGGGCGGAACGAACCCACGACGTCGCCCTGGTCGACGACACCGGCCAGCTGCTCGCCAAACGGCACATCACCGACGACGCGGTCGGCTACAAGATCCTGCTGGAACTGCTCGCCGAGTACGGCGACAGCGAGGAGAACCCGATCCCGGTAGCGATCGAGACCTCCCGCGGCCTGCTGGTGGCCGTCCTGCGGACCGGCAAGCGCAAGGTGTTCGCGATCAACCCGATGGCCGCCGCCCGCTACCGAGACCGGCACAGCGTCTCGCGCAAGAAGTCCGACCCCGGCGACGCCCTGGTCCTGGCCAACATCCTCCGCACCGACATGCACGCCCACCGGCCCCTGCCCGACGACTCCGACCTCGGCCGCGCGATCACCGTCCTCGCCCGAGCCCAGCAGGACTCTCTCTGGAACAGGCAGCAGCTCGCCAACCAACTCCGGTCCCTGCTGCGCGAGTACTACCCCGCCGCCCTGGCCGCCTTCACCACCTGGACCAACGGCCTGTGCCGCCCCGAAGCCCGTGAACTCCTCAAGACCGCCCCCACCCCGGCCCGGGCCGCGCGGCTGACCCGCACCCAGATCCAGGCCGCGCTCAAGCGAGCCGGCCGCCAGCGCGGCATCGAAGCCGAGGCCGACCGCCTCCGCGAAGTCTTCCGCGCCGAGTGGGCCCACCAGCCCCCGCTGATCGAGGACGCACTCGGCAAGCAGATGCTCGCCCTCCTCATCCAACTGGACGCCGCCTGCACCGCAGCCGACCAGCTCGCCGAAGCCGTCGAAGAGACCTTCCCCCAGCACCCGGACGCCGAGATCCTGCTGAGCTTCCCCGGACTCGGCATCCAGCTCGCCGCCCGCCTCCTGGCAGAGATCGGCGACGACCGCACCCGCTTCGCCGACGCCCGCGGCCTGAAGGCCTACGCCGGCTCCTCACCCATCACCCGCGCCTCCGGCAAGAAGTCCGCCATCACCAGACGCTGGGTGAAAAACGACCGCCTCAACCACGCCGGCTACCTCTGGGCCTTCGCCTCCCTACGGGCATCCACCGGGGCGAACGCCCACTACCGGCGCCGCCGCGAACAAGGCGACTGGCACGCGGCCGCCCAGCGCAACCTCTTCAACCGCATGATCGGACAGCTCTACCACTGCCTGAAGCAGGGCACTGCCTACGACGAGGCGCTCGCCTTCGGGACCCCTCCTGCCGAGGCTGTTGTCGCTGCGGCTTGA
- a CDS encoding GIY-YIG nuclease family protein — protein sequence MRHDRTGRSNAHGVVYVIGSAADRRVKIGSAGNARNRLVELQSGNPNPLRILATIEGGRLLEGLIHEHLKRFRGIGEWFDFGEANPIHMVTDAVQALRDEGLFPSAEGLEELRESQKRSPSTPTVKEKILAALEASGAPMTVNEVAAETGVSVPHLAVKLSQLKSARLVSNSKRQWSLVVHEKGE from the coding sequence ATGAGGCACGACAGGACCGGCCGGAGCAACGCGCACGGTGTGGTCTACGTGATCGGATCTGCGGCCGACCGACGGGTAAAGATCGGCTCTGCGGGCAACGCGCGCAACCGCCTGGTGGAGCTGCAATCGGGCAACCCGAACCCCCTCCGGATCCTGGCGACCATCGAGGGCGGGCGCCTCCTGGAGGGGCTGATCCACGAGCACCTGAAGCGATTCCGGGGGATCGGGGAGTGGTTCGACTTCGGGGAGGCGAACCCCATCCATATGGTCACCGACGCGGTTCAGGCCCTCCGGGACGAAGGGCTATTCCCTTCCGCGGAAGGGCTGGAAGAACTCCGGGAAAGCCAGAAGCGATCCCCATCAACACCCACGGTCAAGGAGAAGATCCTGGCCGCTTTGGAGGCCAGCGGCGCCCCGATGACGGTGAATGAGGTAGCCGCGGAAACAGGCGTTTCCGTGCCCCATCTGGCCGTGAAGCTGTCCCAGCTCAAGAGCGCCAGGCTAGTCAGCAATTCGAAGCGCCAGTGGTCGCTGGTGGTACACGAGAAAGGGGAGTAA
- a CDS encoding DUF6197 family protein: MAPTTTGPAPKSGRFPRTAPALAPPAVIPSALEIWAPDPPTWGQRLIPKGVRSAMADLGLWQEPRPLKPSFHLVQVIEVLTRYGWCQSFDFSPTGRMCIRGAQKFLESTGHVTAIDRGKAVNYLQSQLARQGVNMRFWEWNDLSSNTFQGVEAMISAASDLARKNGD, translated from the coding sequence ATGGCACCCACGACGACCGGGCCCGCCCCGAAGTCTGGGCGCTTCCCCCGTACGGCGCCCGCGCTGGCACCCCCCGCGGTGATCCCGTCGGCCCTGGAGATCTGGGCGCCCGACCCCCCGACCTGGGGCCAGCGACTGATCCCCAAGGGGGTCCGGTCCGCGATGGCTGACCTGGGGCTTTGGCAGGAGCCGCGCCCCTTGAAGCCCTCGTTCCACCTGGTCCAGGTGATCGAAGTCCTCACCCGCTACGGCTGGTGCCAGTCCTTCGATTTCTCCCCCACCGGACGTATGTGCATCCGGGGTGCCCAGAAATTTCTGGAATCCACCGGGCACGTCACCGCGATCGACCGGGGAAAGGCCGTGAATTACCTCCAGTCCCAGTTGGCCCGCCAGGGCGTGAACATGCGGTTCTGGGAGTGGAACGACCTTTCCAGCAACACTTTCCAGGGTGTAGAGGCCATGATCTCTGCGGCCTCCGACCTCGCGCGTAAGAACGGAGATTGA
- a CDS encoding DUF6197 family protein translates to MRDNTHETTCAAVFTDEVLSRAAELARDSYQPVWTGASGEESTGESVARHLEAAAALLETDGWTRTSTYTSPASTKLPAIESMSTQAMVREVLRAIREETAPGPRTLSVALDHTARGEDGDTDTRDVAYQVLNRVVRALTGHDQAHATAWTERLHRTREDVLDLLAAGARFARTYGPGATAAPEAA, encoded by the coding sequence ATGCGCGACAACACCCACGAGACCACCTGTGCCGCCGTGTTCACCGACGAGGTCCTCTCCCGGGCCGCCGAGCTCGCGCGGGACTCCTACCAGCCGGTGTGGACCGGCGCCTCGGGTGAGGAGTCGACCGGCGAGTCGGTCGCCCGCCACCTGGAGGCGGCCGCCGCCCTGCTGGAGACCGACGGCTGGACCCGCACCAGCACCTACACCTCGCCCGCGAGCACGAAGCTGCCCGCGATCGAGTCGATGAGCACGCAGGCCATGGTCCGCGAGGTGCTCCGCGCGATCCGGGAGGAAACCGCCCCCGGCCCGCGCACCCTGTCCGTGGCGTTGGACCACACGGCGCGCGGCGAGGACGGCGACACCGACACCCGCGACGTCGCCTACCAGGTCCTGAACCGGGTGGTCCGCGCGCTGACCGGCCACGACCAGGCCCACGCCACGGCGTGGACGGAGCGCCTGCACCGCACCCGCGAGGACGTCCTCGACCTGCTGGCCGCCGGTGCCCGCTTCGCCCGCACCTACGGGCCCGGCGCCACCGCGGCGCCCGAGGCTGCCTGA